A genomic segment from Pseudomonadota bacterium encodes:
- a CDS encoding sodium ion-translocating decarboxylase subunit beta has product MESLLHKLLLSTGIYHLTFGNVIMWLVAFILIFLAIRKKYEPLLLVPIGFGIFVVNLPITHLMEAHGILGVFYHYGLEWEIIPPLIFLGLGAMTDFGPLIANPKTLLLGAAAQLGVYAAFFAALAMGFTIPEACSIGIIGGADGPTTIFTTVALAPHLLGATAVAAYSYMAMVPIIQPPIIRLCTSKEERLIRMRQLRPVSGRQKVIFPLLTCLLICLFVPASAPLMAMFMLGNFFRESKVVERLSSTAQNELMNIVTIFLGLAVGGTMNAEKFLTPKALLVFVVGLVAFSFSTFGGIMLAKLMNVFSKEKINPMIGAAGVSAVPMAARVVQTVGAKEDPRNFLLMHAMGPNVAGVIGTVVAAGLFLTMAG; this is encoded by the coding sequence ATGGAATCTTTGCTGCATAAATTGTTATTGTCAACCGGCATCTATCATTTAACCTTTGGTAATGTGATCATGTGGCTGGTGGCCTTTATTCTGATTTTTCTTGCCATCAGGAAAAAATATGAACCCCTGCTGCTGGTTCCCATAGGATTTGGCATCTTTGTGGTCAATCTGCCCATAACTCACTTGATGGAAGCCCATGGGATCCTCGGGGTGTTCTATCATTATGGCTTGGAATGGGAGATTATTCCGCCGCTGATTTTTCTCGGATTGGGAGCCATGACTGATTTTGGTCCCTTGATTGCTAATCCTAAAACGCTGCTTTTGGGAGCCGCGGCTCAATTGGGTGTTTATGCGGCTTTTTTTGCTGCTCTGGCTATGGGATTTACAATTCCGGAAGCGTGCTCAATCGGGATTATCGGTGGCGCCGATGGGCCAACCACTATTTTTACGACGGTAGCCCTGGCACCGCATCTGTTGGGGGCAACAGCGGTGGCGGCTTATTCCTATATGGCCATGGTGCCGATAATTCAGCCGCCTATCATCCGCTTGTGTACCAGCAAAGAAGAACGCCTTATTCGCATGCGGCAATTGAGGCCGGTTAGTGGCAGACAAAAAGTTATCTTTCCCTTGTTAACCTGCCTGCTGATTTGTCTCTTTGTGCCGGCTTCAGCTCCTTTGATGGCCATGTTTATGTTGGGGAATTTTTTCCGTGAGTCCAAGGTTGTTGAACGACTGTCATCCACGGCTCAGAATGAGTTGATGAATATTGTTACCATCTTCCTGGGGCTGGCGGTTGGTGGTACCATGAATGCGGAGAAATTTCTAACTCCGAAAGCGTTGCTGGTTTTTGTTGTGGGTCTGGTTGCCTTTTCTTTCAGTACCTTTGGCGGCATTATGCTGGCTAAGCTTATGAATGTTTTTTCCAAAGAAAAAATAAATCCCATGATTGGGGCTGCCGGGGTGTCCGCGGTGCCCATGGCCGCCAGGGTGGTGCAAACGGTTGGTGCTAAGGAGGATCCGCGCAATTTTCTGCTCATGCATGCCATGGGGCCGAATGTCGCCGGAGTTATTGGTACGGTAGTGGCTGCTGGTTTGTTTCTCACCATGGCTGGTTAG